One region of Methanomassiliicoccales archaeon genomic DNA includes:
- a CDS encoding glycosyltransferase codes for NTSLSEGIPVSIMEAHSFGIPAIAPNVGGISEIVNNENGVLMNSNPSATEIAEAIIKIIEDNNKNSIMRANAYKNWKKNFDSAINYKQFSCILSNILEKKL; via the coding sequence AATACCAGCTTATCAGAGGGAATACCAGTTTCAATAATGGAGGCACATTCATTTGGCATCCCAGCTATAGCCCCAAATGTTGGAGGAATAAGTGAGATAGTAAATAATGAAAACGGAGTACTTATGAATTCAAATCCTAGCGCAACCGAAATAGCAGAAGCAATTATAAAAATTATTGAAGATAATAATAAAAATTCAATTATGCGAGCTAATGCATATAAAAATTGGAAAAAGAATTTTGATTCCGCAATAAATTACAAACAATTTTCTTGTATATTATCAAATATTTTAGAAAAAAAATTATA